GCGGTGTCGGGATCTTCTCGGCCGTGCCACTTGCATGGTATGTCTTGGAGCCCGTGTGGAACAGATGCCAGGCTCTGGGCCGTGGTCTGCCCCTTCGAAGAAGGCTCACGGTTAGCCGAGCCGTTCTACTTCAATGGGCCGCCACCCCAAGGCTCGTGCTGCCAGCGGCTCTGCTGCTGTTGGCCCCTTTCCTGGGCTTCATGGTGTATTTAGGATTTATGGCCCTTTGCGCGGGGGGACCCCTCGAAGGCATCCGCGCTCAGCGATTCTGGGGAGTCCAGTCGGCGTGGAACTTAGTAAACGTCCCAGGCTTTGTCTGGTCGTTCTTCCATGTGCAAACCCTCCACGACTTTTCCGGATCGGGTCTCGATAGGGCGGTCTTTGTCTTTTTCCTGCTTTCGCTTCCCACCGTCTGGAGGCTGGGCAGAGGTCTTTCCGCGTGGGCCCTTGCGCTGGGCCTCCTCCCGGCAATGAGCGGCCATTTCGTGTCCTTCACCCGCTTCTGCGCTGTGGCGCTGCCGGTTTTTGTCGCGCTCGGCGTCTGGCTTGGCCATGCTTCTCGCAGACGCCTCCTTGCAGGCTATGCGATCGCCAGCCTCGCCATACAACTCGTGCTCGGATGGTGCTTCCTGAACTTCTACTGGGCTGGATAGCGGCGTTCCGAGCAATCGAAAAAGTTTGTTTCCGATACGAGGACCTCATGCAACACCATTTTGAAGTGCCGCCAGGATTCACCTGGGACAGTCCGGTTCCCATTGACCTTAGCAAGCGGTACGACGTTCACTTTTGGGAACCTGGGCCGCGATTGGTCGTTTACCGCAACGTGCTGTTCAGGGGTGCGGCCAGTCTTGCCACGCCCCTGGGGCGGGCTGGAGTAGGCCAGTTTGTCAAAGTCGAGCAGGAAGATGGTGGCGTTGTTTTCCTGGCGCGCCAGTCGATCATCAGAATTTGCGAAAACAGCCACGAAAGTAAGGGCGAGGATCTTCACCCAGATTAGCGACTATGCGCCCTCCAGTTGAGCCTCCTACTTCGCAGGACCCTCCCCGCCGGGCACCCGAAACCGAGCGCGCGCATGCCGTCGCGTGCGTCTCGCGCAATGACAAGCATTTTTTAGCGGAGTTACGCGTGGATAACGGGAGCGGTGCTTCCGCGCTCGCGAGGGGTCGCCAGCCGATCTTTCTGATTGGCCAGCCACGGTCCGGCACGACCCTTCTGCAGAGGCTCATCAACTCCACTGGGAACGCCCTGCTCTGCGGCGAGCACCTTGGCCTGCTCAGAGGCGTGGCACAGTCATACATGGAGTTCTTCCACCACCCCAGGCTCAGGAGCCTGATACGGCACCAGAACCTTGGGGTGGCCAGGGCGGCTCGCGCCGTCCAGAAGCTTCGGGACCCGAGGCTCTTCTCTGCTCTCGTGAATGGTCTAGATATGGAGTACGTTCTAGGCGTTTACCGTTGCTTCGTCCGCTCCGTGGGGAACCCGTGCAACGTATGCACGCGGTGGGGTTTTAAGGAGATACTCTACTGCACAGGGCGCGACTTTGTGGTACCCATGCTGCGCGGCTTGTTTCCTGACGCGCAGTTCGTATTTACGGTTCGCGAACCGTTAAAGCAGGTCAAAAGCGTAGTGCATGCGGGCTGGTGGCATCACACCGTGGAGCAGGCCGCGAATCTGTGGGTTGACCAAGCCCGAGCGATGCTGCAGTACTGCCACGAAATGCCAAAAAGCGCCATGCTGGTCCGCTACGAGGACCTGATCTGCCGCGATGAACTGGCAGTCAGGGAGCTTTTTGGGTGGCTCGGCCTGCCATTCGACGGCTACCAGCGCCGGATACTGTTCAAGGTGGGTAAGATCGGAGCCACGCCGAAACGCGGCAAGTTGCCCCCAGCCGTCCAGCGCACCATAGTGCAGCGCTGCCTCGGTCCAGAGAGCCGCGCGCTGTACGGGTACTGAGCATTTGGAATTAGCTGCGGTCGGGCTCAGGGCGGCGCGGCGGGGTCGGCAAGGGACCGGAAGTCAGAATGACCTAATCGCGGAGGAGGTAACAATATATATCATCATATCATGATATATTGATTTTTTATTTGCCTCCCTCCTATTCGGCGGGTATGATAACCGAAAACAGGTCCCGCTTGGGCCGAGCCGTCCCTCGGGATTTTTGAATGCGCGTGAATAACGAACCGAACAAGACGCAAGAACTCGAAGGCCTGCTGCGGCAGCGCATCCTGATCCTGGATGGCGCGATGGGCACCATGGTTCAGGCCCACCACCTGGACGAGGCCGCCTTCCGGGGCGAACGTTTCAAGGAATGGCCGCACGATTTAAAGGGCAATAACGACCTGCTTAACCTGACTCAGCCGCAGGTCATCCAGGCCATTCACCGGGAGTATCTCAATGCCGGGGCGGACATCATCGAGACCAACACGTTCAATTCCACTGCGATTTCCCTGGCGGACTACAATCTCGAGCACATGGCTTATGAATTGAGCGTGGCCGGGGCAAAGAATGCGCGTGCCGCGGTCGAGTCGATTATGGGCGCCCAACCCGGGCGGGTTTGTTTTGTGGCCGGGGCACTCGGGCCAACCAGCAAGACCGCCTCCCTCTCGCCTGACGTTCATAACCCGGCATTCCGGGCGGTTACTTACGATCAGCTCGCTGAGGCGTATTACGAACAGACTCGGGGCCTGATTGATGGAGGGGTGGACCTGTTGCTGGTCGAAACCGTTTTCGATTCGCTCAACTCGAAAGCGGCGCTGTTTGCCATCGACCGCTATTTCGAAGAGACCGGACGCCGGGTGCCGGTGATGCTCTCCTTTACGATTACGGACCTGAGCGGGCGCACCTTATCGGGGCAAACGGTCGAGGCCTATTGGAACTCGGTCTCGCACATGAAGCTGCTGAGCATCGGGATCAACTGCGCCCTCGGACCAAAGGAGATGCGGCCCTTTATCGAGGAGCTTTCGGCCCTCGCCGATATTTACGTGAGCGCCTATCCCAATGCCGGATTGCCCAACCCGATGTTGCCCACGGGATTTCCCGAGACACCTGAGAGCTTGGCCCCGCAACTTGGGGAATGGGCCCAAAACGGCTGGCTGAACATTGTCGGCGGGTGCTGTGGCACCACCCCGGCCCACATCCAAGCCCTCGCCCAGGCTGTCGCCGGCTTGCCGCCGCGCGTGCCGCCCAAACGCGAGCCCTTTACCCGCCTGAGCGGGCTCGAGCCCCTGGCCATTCGGCCTGAAACAAATTTCGTGAATATCGGCGAGCGCACCAATGTGACCGGCTCGCCCAAGTTCGCCAAGCTCATCCTGGCCGGCAACTATGAGGCCGCCCTTGCTATTGCAAAACAACAGGTCGAAAACGGCGCCCAGATTATTGACGTGAACATGGACGAGGCCATGCTCGATTCCGAGAAGGCCATGACCACGTTCCTGAATCTGGTGGCGTCGGAGCCGGACATCGCCCGCGTGCCGATCATGATCGACAGCTCGAAATGGTCGGTTATCGAGGCCGGACTGAAATGCGTTCAAGGCAAAGGCGTGGTGAATTCGATCAGCCTCAAGGAAGGCGAGGAAAAGTTTAAACACCAGGCCCGGCTTGTCCGCCGGTATGGCGCGGCGGTTGTCGTGATGGCGTTTGATGAGCGCGGGCAGGCCGACAGTTTCGAGCGGCGCATCGAGTTGTGCGAGCGGTCGTATCGCATCCTCACCCGGGAGGTGGGATTCCCGCCTCAGGACATCATTTTCGATCCCAACGCGCTCACCGTGGCCACCGGAATCGACGAGCATAACAATTACGCGGTCGATTTCATTCGTGCCACGCGCTGGATCAAAGCCAACCTCCCCCTGGCGCGCGTCAGCGGCGGCATCAGCAACATTTCATTTTCCTTTCGGGGCAACAACGCCGTTCGGGAAGCAATGCACTCGGCATTCCTCTATCACGCCATCAAGGCGGGCCTGGACATGGGCATCGTCAATGCTGGCATGCTGGGCGTGTATGAAGAAATCCCCAAGGACTTGCTGGAGTTAGTTGAAGATATCCTGTTGAATCGCCGGCCTGACGCCACTGAGCGATTGGTCAAGTTCGCCGAGACTCTTAAACAAACCGATAAGGCTCAAGTCATCGAAGAGCAGTGGCGCAGTGGCACGGTCGAGGAGCGGCTCAGTCATGCCTTGGTAAAGGGCGTCGTCGATTTTATCGAGCAGGATACGGAAGAAGCGCGGCAGAAATACGCCCGTCCATTGTCTGTCATCGAAGGGCCATTGATGGCTGGCATGAATATCGTCGGCGACTTGTTCGGCGCCGGAAAGATGTTCCTTCCACAGGTCGTCAAGAGCGCGCGGGTGATGAAGAAGGCGGTGGCCTATCTGTTGCCTTTTATGGAGGCTGAAAAGAATGCCTCTGGCAATCACAATGCCCAGGCCCGCATCCTTATGGCCACCGTTAAAGGCGATGTCCATGATATCGGCAAAAACATCGTCGGCGTCGTGCTCGGCTGCAACAATTACGAGGTCATTGATCTCGGGGTGATGGTGCCCTCTGAAAAAATCCTCGAAACCGCCCGCGCCAAAAACGCGGACATCATCGGGCTAAGCGGGCTCATCACGCCGTCCCTGGATGAAATGGTGCATGTGGCCAAGGAAATGCAGCGCCAAGGTTTCGAGGTGCCCTTGCTGATCGGCGGGGCCACAACCAGCAAAGCCCACACCGCAGTAAAGATCGCTCCCGGCTATTCCAGCCCGGTTGTCCATGTGCTGGATGCGTCGCGCGCGGTCGGCGTGGTGAGCCAATTGATCAACCCTGCCCTCAAACCCAAGCTGCTCCAAACCCTCCGCGCCGAATACGAAGCTGTTCGCGCAAGGCACGCTGATCAAAAAACCAAACCCCTGCTCCCGCTCGATGAGGCCCGCCGCCGGCGCACCCCGATCGACTGGGCCTCCGCTGACCTCCCTAAACCCGAGTTTATCGGCAAACACATTCTCGCTTCCGACATCAAGCCCGCCAATGCGCGTCAGGCAGAGCGGATCGCGCTGGCTGACTTGGTCCCGTTCATCGATTGGTCGCCTTTTTTCCATACCTGGGAGCTGCGCGGGCGCTACCCCGCCATACTTGAAAATCCAGAGGCCAAAAAGCTCTTCGAGGATGCCCAGGCGCTCCTGCAGCAAATCGTCGGCAAAAACCTCCTCGCCGCGCGCGGTTTGTTTGGCTTTTTCCCGGCCAATGCCGTAGGCGATGATGTGGAGGTTTATACGGATGATTCGCGAAAGGAAATCCTCACCAGATTCCATTTTCTGCGCCAGCAAATGGATAAACCGCCCGGGCAGTTCAATCATTGTCTGGCTGATTACGTCGCGCCCAAACAGCGCGCATCTTCCGGCCAACCGCTGCTGGATTACTTGGGCGCCTTTGCTGTCACTGCTGGCTTTGGCGTCGAGGAGTTGTGCCGGAAATTCGAATGCGACCACGATGATTACAACTCAATTATGACCAAAGCTCTCGCGGACCGGCTGGCCGAAGCATTCGCGGAATACCTGCACAAGCGCGCCCGGGAGGCCTGGGGCTATGGCCGCAATGAACGCCTGAGCATTGATGAGCTGGTCCACGAGCAATACCGCGGCATCCGCCCGGCGGCCGGCTATCCAGCCTGCCCCGATCACACGGAGAAATGGACCCTTTGGAAGCTGCTCGACGTCGAGAGGGGCACAGGGATTAAGCTGACCGAGAGTTGCGCCATGTGGCCGGGGGCCAGTGTCAGCGGTCTGTACTTCGCCCATCCCGAGGCAAAATATTTCGGGGTAGGCAAGCTTGGCCGCGATCAGGTGGTCGATTACCACCTCCGCAAGCACATGGACTTGCAAAACGTCGAGCGCTGGCTGGGACCCTATCTCAACTATGAACCGGCATCAACCCCTCCCAAGCCACTACCCGAGCCGACCCCACCCCCGCGCGCTACCGCCTGTTCTTGCGGCCTCCCGCACCGGTGAGCGGGACGAACCCAAAGCTCAGTTGTAAGTTATTAATTTTAAGTTACTTTTGCCAGTTTAGCTCAGCGGTAGAACAACGGTTTTGTAATCTGTCCGAATACCTAACTGTTCATCAAGCATTGGATTTTCCGCAGCTTTTTCGGATTTCCTAGGGACGGATACTGGTTTTTGTTGTTGGAAATGTTGGAAAGAGCATCCCTTTCAGGAAGGGGTCGCCCGAATTGCTGGCGTATAACAGTTTTACACTTCAGGGCCGGAGAGGGGTTGACAGACCCCCTCAAAAAGGGTCAAAACCGCCTCCAAACCCATTCCCGCCCGATTTCCAGACCCTCTGGTCATCCTCGTCAATCGGTCGAAACGACTCTACCAGCCAATCCGACTCTGGCGCATGTATCAACGGAGTGGCGATTAGAGGGGGATGGACAGCGGTTTTGTGACAGAACACGGTAGCGGTGGCGCTCGTGCCGACTAATTAAGCTGCAAACCTCGCTTCTGCCCCTGGCGAACTGTCGAAAATCACGTAATCGCAAATGGGCCGTAAAAACCGCGAGTCAGGCTTCTTCATCCTCCGCAGAGTGCCCTCGTCAATCTGTGTTTCCGCAACGGAGATGTGGCCCTCACTCTCACTAGAGCCGAACGAAGTAACGGCTACCGCCGTCGCGATCAAAGCGAACCTAGTGCCATCATCGGAAACGAAAGGAGACAGGGTTAAGCGTCTCTTCATCTCGCCCGCATACCAAACCAGTCGCTTTCCGCGATAATCCTCGGGCTTGAACTCAGAGCATTTGATATTGAAATTCATCTGCCGATTATACCGCATCGTGACGCATTCTCGCAAGTGATGGGGCGACTTGGGATTCATCCGTAGGCCCTTTAGATAAACAACCTGCGGAGTGCTTCGTTGACTAATCGCACGTTTCCTCCCCCCTTCCTCAGATTGCACCGAGCACACGCCACACGAAAGTTATCCATCATTTCGGTGTCCCTCCCTCCTCCGCAATTTGGGATCACGTGGTCGATGTGCCAGCCTTTTCTTCCTCGCTGGTTAATTTTCCATCTTTTACCGCAAATGTGGCAACGGCCCTTGGATTGAGCCCAAACAGCCATAACCTCCCCCGGAGAAAATCGCCACCGTCTATAAACCATGACGGGGCCATGGCCAGGAAATGGAGCGTCGTCATCCTCGGGGTGGCTTAACGGCACATCCTTGAATTTCACTATGGCAGGCGGCTCCGTTTCATCATAAAACTCGGCTGGATACCGTCTGGTGTCGCGGTCGTAAGCGGCCCACCACATTCCGTCCTTGTTTTCGGCGACCAGAAAATGCCGGGTGCCGCAATCATCGCAAACCAAGTCACCACTTTCTCAATCGCTCGAACCTTGGCGGCACGAGCGTCGCCACTTTAAGTTGGCCGCATCGAAGACACGGGAAATACTTGAAGGGGGAAAACTTCGTCCGTTTCGAGCGGGGACTACGAGCCATCCTCGGTCTCATCTTCTTTGCTTCATCGCCCGTTCCGATTCGGCCAGAAGCCGGATATTCGCCGCTGTCAGGTGCAACACGTAAGCGGCGAATTGCTCCGAAACGGTGATTGGCACCACACCTTGGCCGTGGCCACCGGTTTTGTTTCTGGCCGTGGGCACGCCTGATTCCAGGGTCATCCGCAGTCCAGTCAGGTGGTTTTTCATGAACACCGGAAACAATTTCTCGTCCTCGCAGATTTTTATGAGGGCCTTCGCCGTGTCGGTCTGATTGTATGGCCACTTCCGTTTGTGGCAGATTGCCTTCATGGTGCTTTCAAATGCCTTCAGGCATTCGTTGAGGCTTTCTTTGTAACGACCGTGCCGGTAATGCTCGTGAGCGGCCAGAAATTCCTGATTGGCTCCGGCCAAAAATGGCGGCTCAAGCAATTTCAACGCGGGCACCGTGATTTCCTGGTGCGTGAACTCGGAGTCAATTCGCAGGATGTGACGTTGTGATACTGAAAGCCGACACCGTGTTCCTTGAACCGTTCGTTTATTTCCTTGATCGCAGCCTCGCAGGAAATCTCGGGTGAAAACATGCCGTCTCGTGCCTGGAATCGCACATGCTGCTGAATGAATGAGAGCACAACCTGTATGACATCCAAACACTTTTCGACCTCCTGGCAGCTCAGGAAAAACTCAGTAACTTCCTCCCTCGCGTATTCCATTTTAAGCGGATGGTGGGGCACTTTCCAGAGTTCCTGAACGCCGTATTCTCTGCGTAGGTGCTTACGAATCCACTCGAACAGAATGTTACCCCCACTGAGTGGTCCAGCCTCCACGCCAACGGCATCATCCCAGATTTGGACGACCTGAACCCGCAGGGGTTTTGGCAAATCGTCGTGCCGGTAAACGTCTGGCGTTTTGCCCTTCAATACCTTCTGCTGTTTTGAATAAAGATTAACAATGCTCATTTCCCGATGATTGATCCTGCCACAGTCCAGCAGAATCGCAAACTCCCAATGCAAGCGATGTAATCTGTCTCTTTCCCGGAGGGGTTATTTTCGATTGTCGGGCGAAGAGCGTTCCTGCTTCTATTAAACAGTGGATAGAGCCTACATCATCGATGAGATCAAGCGAATCGCTGCGGCCAACGGCGGACGCCCTTTGTGCGTATCGAAGTCACTAATTAGCCCATGAAGAGACTTGGTAGGCGAATACGTTAAATTGCTCTTGCCAAAGCCGCTACTTGTCGGCTAACCGCAATCATGAGTATGTATCCAATTCCATTTTTCGACCGCAAAGTCATGTATTGGCATGTCGATCGCCAGCAAATTCTCGAACGTTCCTACGTCTGCGGATTCTGTTCTAAATCCGTTTCTTCGAGTTTGGGCATCGCGGTTCGGAACCACCAAGGGGGACAACAGGTATCTGGCCTTTATGTCTGTCCACATTATCACGGGCCATCCTTCTTCACGTGCCAAAATGCTCAAATCCCCGCACCGGCGATTGGCAATCCGGTTGCAAACGTTCCACCCGAATTGACAGCGCTTTATGAGGAGGCCAGAAGGTGCACCACCACAGCCTGCTACACGGCGGCAGTGCTTCTTTGCCGGAAAATGCTAATGAATATCGCTGTTCAAAAGGGTGTCGCCGAAGGGCTGAAGTTTATTGAATACGTGGATTACCTTTCCGCCGAGGGTTATACGCCGCCGGACGGTAAGCATTGGGTGGACCATATTCGCAAGAAAGGCAATGAGGCGACCCACGAGATAAAACTAATGAGTGAGACGGACGCGAGGGAATTGTTAACGTTCATCGAAATGCTCCTCACGTTCATTTACTACTTCCCGTCTATGGTTCCAAAACCACCAGCGGCCACTACACCAACCAAAACGACTTAAATCGAAACTCTTGCCGTGAAATTCCAATGCCAAATAAGCCTATTTCGAGGATGAAGTCCTTCGGCCCTTGCTCAGGTGGTTCGGGAATTTGCGGCTAAAACTCTTCAATCAGCTCCCGCACCCGAACGTCCAATGCTCGGGCGATTTTCACCAGATTATCCAACGTTGGAGACTCCAGCCCTCGACCCCTCCCCCTCGAAAAGACGCTTAATAACCCGAAGAACACCCCCGGCTGGCGCTTGGGGGGGTGCCGGAGATTCCCGCCTTGACGTATTGGCGAACTCGGGGCCAATCTTTGCGTATGGTTTTCATAGCGGTTTGCGCGGTTTAGACCCGTAAAACATGTTGGAATAATGTTGGAAAGGCTTCGGTCTTTCAAGACGAAAAAGGACATGAAAACCCTATAAAACCAGTGTTTTCAGCCAGTTTAGCTCAGTGGTAGAGCAACGGTTTTGTAAACCGTCGGTCCTCGGTTCGAATCCGAGAACTGGCTCCACTCGGTAAACACGGGGTAAAACTTACTTCTGCCTGTCACCGGCGCCAAAAGGGGTAGCGCCGTATCGCTTTCGAACAGATGAGGGGAGAACAATAGCCCCTCGACCGCCGGATGTGGCCAGAGTGTTCAAGCGCGGCCAGTTTACTCATTTCCATAGATTATCCGCTTTTCCGCTTTTCCGCAGGGGTGGAAACGAACGCATCTCCCGCCACAGGCTTGTTGACCCGCTGCGCCTTCATTTCTGCGTACACCGATTGCGCCAGACCCGATTTCGCGAAGCCCAAAACCTTCGTTCCGCGCAGGCCGAAAAACTGCTCCAATTCCGCGGACGTGTAGCGCTCGACCACGGGGTAGTGGGAAAAATCTGAAAGCACTTGCTTGCGGCTCCGTTCCGAGAGGTCGGTCGTGATTAAAATGAAATGCAACCTGCTCTTGCTGCGCCGCAGCGTCTCGCGCCCGACCAGCAGGATGCGAGCACGCATTACAAAAGGAAACAGCCTCTCAATCGGCTTGGCCGGACCCTGAGTCCTCATCACGCCACTTTCACTTTGGTTTTACGGCCTTTGATTTGCGAACGGTTCAGCTTCGCCACAATGCTCGGCGCTTGTTCGGAGGCCACCTCGACAAAGAGATGCCTTTCGCGCACGTCCACTTTGCCGATGGTGTCCCGGGGCAACCCAGTCGCGCCTTGAATGGCTTCGATGATGTCCGCTTCAGAAATGCCCGTTTCGGCGCCCACATTCATGAACAAGCGGGTCTGGCCTTCCAGCGCGCGCTGGGCGCTCCTCGGAACTTTCGAGCGCTTATGGACTGCCGCCTGGTTTTCAAAACGCGAAGGTGCCGTTCGGGGATGCTTCGGCGCGTTGTCTTTGGCTCCCGGCGGTTTGCCTGGTTCGGCTTCACGCCAGCGCTTCTGTGCCAGGAAAACCTCGCTGGAAGGTTTTGGCTGCTCTTTGCGGCGAGGTTCGGCAACGGCATCCCTGCCTGGAGGGGCCTTGTCACCGTCGCGGGGCGGCCGCTGCTCAAAACGCTTGGCGCGCGCTTGACCCGGCAGAGTCGCATCCGAACGCGAAGGGGCGTCCTGGCGCGCGGTGTTGCCGGGCGGCACACCGTCTCCGCTCTGCAACTGGTGCAGCAGCGCCGAGGCAATGTCGGTCGAGCTAAAGCCTTCTTCGAGCAGCCGTTCAATCAATTGGTCCTGCCGCTTGTACTCGCCGCTCTTGAGCGTCGCGCGAATCTTGTCCAGCGCGGCGTTGGCTCGGGCTTCTTCCACTTCCACGACCGTGGGCGGGCGGCCCCGCTGAATCCTTGTATTGGTATAGCGTTCGATGTTGCGTATCTGGAATACCTCGCGTCCCGATGCGAATGAGATGGCCCGCCCGCTTCGGCCCTGCCGGCCAGTCCGGCCAATGCGGTGGACGTAATCCTCCCCGTCATAGGGCAAATCATAGTTAAACACGACCTCGATATTCTCTACGTCGATGCCGCGGGCGGCCACGTCGGTGGCCACCAGGAACTCCAGACCCGACCTGCGGAAGCGGTTCATCACTCGGTCACGCATTGTCTGGCTCATCTCTCCATGCAGGCGATCTGCCGAGTAGCCTTGGGCGTTGAGATGCTCCACCAAGTCATCCACCATTCGCCGCGTGTTGCAGAAGATGATCCCGAGCTTGAGATCGTGCAGGTCGATCAGCCGCGTCAGGAGGTCCACTTTGAAGCGCCGATCCACTTCATAATACACCTGCTCCACCGTTGGAACCGTCAGCGCTTTTTGCTCGATGCGAACGTTCTGCGGCTCCCGTGAGTATTTCTCGATCAACTGCTGTATCGGACGAGGAATTGTGGCGGAGAAAAACACCGTTTGCCGCTCCGTGGGGGTCTTCTGGAGAATGAGTTCGATGTCGTCGCGGAATCCCATGTTCAACATGACATCCACCTCGTCCAGCACCACCATTTTCACCGCGTTGAGCCG
This DNA window, taken from Verrucomicrobiia bacterium, encodes the following:
- a CDS encoding mannosyltransferase family protein produces the protein MAITWEVDCLAAETTPVPPWKRAETPAVTSAPRVPWRVLSAILAWKGFWAVFTLLVILLPGFNVAAFNLALQRWPRDAGPVITSHLATWDAAHYLFLSEVGYVPGTASCAFYPLWPNLIRLGSNVTGGNHLISGLLLANVFSAVAGVLFYRLVSSQFGNRVAWLSLLLLLLFPGSLFFQFIYSESLFFLLLVGLWTALSRRQDLPAAALAFLLPLTRGVGIFSAVPLAWYVLEPVWNRCQALGRGLPLRRRLTVSRAVLLQWAATPRLVLPAALLLLAPFLGFMVYLGFMALCAGGPLEGIRAQRFWGVQSAWNLVNVPGFVWSFFHVQTLHDFSGSGLDRAVFVFFLLSLPTVWRLGRGLSAWALALGLLPAMSGHFVSFTRFCAVALPVFVALGVWLGHASRRRLLAGYAIASLAIQLVLGWCFLNFYWAG
- a CDS encoding sulfotransferase — encoded protein: MRPPVEPPTSQDPPRRAPETERAHAVACVSRNDKHFLAELRVDNGSGASALARGRQPIFLIGQPRSGTTLLQRLINSTGNALLCGEHLGLLRGVAQSYMEFFHHPRLRSLIRHQNLGVARAARAVQKLRDPRLFSALVNGLDMEYVLGVYRCFVRSVGNPCNVCTRWGFKEILYCTGRDFVVPMLRGLFPDAQFVFTVREPLKQVKSVVHAGWWHHTVEQAANLWVDQARAMLQYCHEMPKSAMLVRYEDLICRDELAVRELFGWLGLPFDGYQRRILFKVGKIGATPKRGKLPPAVQRTIVQRCLGPESRALYGY
- the metH gene encoding methionine synthase, yielding MNNEPNKTQELEGLLRQRILILDGAMGTMVQAHHLDEAAFRGERFKEWPHDLKGNNDLLNLTQPQVIQAIHREYLNAGADIIETNTFNSTAISLADYNLEHMAYELSVAGAKNARAAVESIMGAQPGRVCFVAGALGPTSKTASLSPDVHNPAFRAVTYDQLAEAYYEQTRGLIDGGVDLLLVETVFDSLNSKAALFAIDRYFEETGRRVPVMLSFTITDLSGRTLSGQTVEAYWNSVSHMKLLSIGINCALGPKEMRPFIEELSALADIYVSAYPNAGLPNPMLPTGFPETPESLAPQLGEWAQNGWLNIVGGCCGTTPAHIQALAQAVAGLPPRVPPKREPFTRLSGLEPLAIRPETNFVNIGERTNVTGSPKFAKLILAGNYEAALAIAKQQVENGAQIIDVNMDEAMLDSEKAMTTFLNLVASEPDIARVPIMIDSSKWSVIEAGLKCVQGKGVVNSISLKEGEEKFKHQARLVRRYGAAVVVMAFDERGQADSFERRIELCERSYRILTREVGFPPQDIIFDPNALTVATGIDEHNNYAVDFIRATRWIKANLPLARVSGGISNISFSFRGNNAVREAMHSAFLYHAIKAGLDMGIVNAGMLGVYEEIPKDLLELVEDILLNRRPDATERLVKFAETLKQTDKAQVIEEQWRSGTVEERLSHALVKGVVDFIEQDTEEARQKYARPLSVIEGPLMAGMNIVGDLFGAGKMFLPQVVKSARVMKKAVAYLLPFMEAEKNASGNHNAQARILMATVKGDVHDIGKNIVGVVLGCNNYEVIDLGVMVPSEKILETARAKNADIIGLSGLITPSLDEMVHVAKEMQRQGFEVPLLIGGATTSKAHTAVKIAPGYSSPVVHVLDASRAVGVVSQLINPALKPKLLQTLRAEYEAVRARHADQKTKPLLPLDEARRRRTPIDWASADLPKPEFIGKHILASDIKPANARQAERIALADLVPFIDWSPFFHTWELRGRYPAILENPEAKKLFEDAQALLQQIVGKNLLAARGLFGFFPANAVGDDVEVYTDDSRKEILTRFHFLRQQMDKPPGQFNHCLADYVAPKQRASSGQPLLDYLGAFAVTAGFGVEELCRKFECDHDDYNSIMTKALADRLAEAFAEYLHKRAREAWGYGRNERLSIDELVHEQYRGIRPAAGYPACPDHTEKWTLWKLLDVERGTGIKLTESCAMWPGASVSGLYFAHPEAKYFGVGKLGRDQVVDYHLRKHMDLQNVERWLGPYLNYEPASTPPKPLPEPTPPPRATACSCGLPHR
- a CDS encoding HNH endonuclease signature motif containing protein, with amino-acid sequence MWWAAYDRDTRRYPAEFYDETEPPAIVKFKDVPLSHPEDDDAPFPGHGPVMVYRRWRFSPGEVMAVWAQSKGRCHICGKRWKINQRGRKGWHIDHVIPNCGGGRDTEMMDNFRVACARCNLRKGGGNVRLVNEALRRLFI
- a CDS encoding DUF4145 domain-containing protein; the protein is MYWHVDRQQILERSYVCGFCSKSVSSSLGIAVRNHQGGQQVSGLYVCPHYHGPSFFTCQNAQIPAPAIGNPVANVPPELTALYEEARRCTTTACYTAAVLLCRKMLMNIAVQKGVAEGLKFIEYVDYLSAEGYTPPDGKHWVDHIRKKGNEATHEIKLMSETDARELLTFIEMLLTFIYYFPSMVPKPPAATTPTKTT
- a CDS encoding DEAD/DEAH box helicase is translated as MTTKLFSELGLSSELLKAIDKLGFEQAAPIQAEAIPLLLQGKDVVGQSQTGSGKTVAFAAPALEKVVVEERNTQVLMLCPTRELAVQVAEEVHKLALFKRGLHALPVYGGQSYDRQLFGLRQGAHVVIGTPGRILDHIRRGTLRLNAVKMVVLDEVDVMLNMGFRDDIELILQKTPTERQTVFFSATIPRPIQQLIEKYSREPQNVRIEQKALTVPTVEQVYYEVDRRFKVDLLTRLIDLHDLKLGIIFCNTRRMVDDLVEHLNAQGYSADRLHGEMSQTMRDRVMNRFRRSGLEFLVATDVAARGIDVENIEVVFNYDLPYDGEDYVHRIGRTGRQGRSGRAISFASGREVFQIRNIERYTNTRIQRGRPPTVVEVEEARANAALDKIRATLKSGEYKRQDQLIERLLEEGFSSTDIASALLHQLQSGDGVPPGNTARQDAPSRSDATLPGQARAKRFEQRPPRDGDKAPPGRDAVAEPRRKEQPKPSSEVFLAQKRWREAEPGKPPGAKDNAPKHPRTAPSRFENQAAVHKRSKVPRSAQRALEGQTRLFMNVGAETGISEADIIEAIQGATGLPRDTIGKVDVRERHLFVEVASEQAPSIVAKLNRSQIKGRKTKVKVA